The following coding sequences are from one Nonlabens arenilitoris window:
- a CDS encoding cell wall anchor protein, with amino-acid sequence MKAIFTTFMLLSVYFAGSQVGINTDLPDPSSILHIYSESEGVLMPRMTTAQKLAIASPATGLIIFDTSLNAFQFYDGTDWVYLSKSQRRDNYKLVKDISDLADELTAGSGSKYLLNTDYLYEINGTIVFDFPIDLNGAYIEGVDSSEDILINNSSGSLFEGSKGGGLRNLTLSGSIPMGSKKQLFDINTTATGELLLINNTIITNASKVGTIDGLSTVFLSVTQYVNNDDGFTINDINSFFVSNIFWTSSNTGTFMELLGSFTNLQMNGGRIEADNMETGIDVSANPAIVNDATLSQLSFVGAGTLINPYTTGTYAGFNFTKDWNVNCSGIPLETDAQAVGDINFNFTAGGGASTTFSSNGVPKKLAGATTSNNLFRFSSSSDNRVVYEGKKKRFFNVSASVSFEGNTPGDRYIFYIARGRAGDAVPTVIDQTGVWKVVPDGATVGATTIRDISAVPIVGVFDLEPNDYIEVWVERFSGTGQIFTVALNLALN; translated from the coding sequence ATGAAAGCTATATTTACAACATTTATGCTGTTAAGTGTATATTTCGCCGGCTCCCAGGTTGGAATTAATACAGACTTACCAGACCCAAGTTCAATTTTGCACATTTATTCTGAATCCGAAGGTGTTCTGATGCCCAGAATGACTACTGCACAAAAACTAGCAATTGCTAGTCCTGCCACAGGATTAATCATCTTTGATACCTCACTAAATGCATTTCAATTTTATGATGGTACGGATTGGGTTTACCTCTCTAAAAGTCAACGTAGAGATAATTATAAACTAGTTAAAGATATTTCAGACCTCGCTGATGAGCTTACTGCCGGAAGTGGATCAAAGTACTTGTTAAATACAGATTACCTTTATGAAATTAATGGGACGATCGTATTTGATTTTCCTATCGATTTAAATGGGGCTTATATAGAAGGTGTAGATTCTTCTGAAGATATTCTTATCAATAACTCCAGCGGTAGCCTTTTTGAAGGTTCAAAAGGTGGTGGCTTACGTAATTTAACCTTATCTGGTAGTATTCCTATGGGTTCAAAAAAACAGCTGTTTGACATTAATACTACTGCAACAGGTGAATTATTGCTTATTAATAATACAATTATTACAAATGCCAGTAAAGTAGGAACCATCGATGGCCTGAGTACAGTATTTTTAAGTGTCACGCAATATGTGAATAACGACGATGGCTTTACTATAAATGATATCAATAGTTTTTTTGTCAGTAATATATTTTGGACGTCTTCAAATACAGGGACTTTTATGGAACTGTTAGGCTCTTTTACAAATCTACAAATGAATGGTGGACGTATCGAGGCAGATAATATGGAAACCGGTATTGATGTAAGTGCAAATCCTGCAATTGTAAATGATGCCACGCTATCTCAACTTAGTTTTGTAGGTGCTGGAACATTAATTAATCCTTATACTACAGGTACCTATGCAGGATTTAATTTTACTAAGGATTGGAATGTAAATTGTTCTGGTATCCCATTAGAAACAGATGCTCAAGCTGTAGGTGATATTAATTTTAATTTTACCGCAGGTGGCGGTGCGTCAACAACTTTTTCTTCTAATGGTGTTCCTAAAAAATTAGCAGGAGCTACCACATCAAATAATTTGTTCCGTTTTTCAAGCTCGAGTGATAATAGGGTCGTCTATGAAGGGAAGAAAAAACGATTTTTTAACGTGTCTGCCAGTGTTTCATTTGAAGGAAATACTCCTGGAGATCGATATATCTTTTACATAGCACGTGGTAGAGCTGGAGATGCTGTTCCTACTGTAATAGATCAAACTGGTGTGTGGAAAGTAGTGCCTGACGGTGCGACCGTAGGTGCTACCACAATAAGAGATATCAGCGCAGTGCCTATTGTAGGTGTTTTTGACCTAGAGCCTAATGATTATATAGAGGTTTGGGTAGAGCGTTTCAGTGGTACAGGTCAGATATTTACGGTAGCTTTAAATCTTGCTTTAAATTAA
- a CDS encoding dipeptidase, which translates to MNTKTYVDQHKDRFINELIDLLKIPSISADPAYKNDVIKTSEAIKTSLEKAGCDHVEICETPGYPIVYGEKIIDKNLPTVLVYGHYDVQPPDPVELWDSPPFEPVIKSTELHPDGAIFARGACDDKGQMYMHVKAMEYMTANNELPCNVKFMIEGEEEVGSESLGWFLERNREKLANDVILISDTGMIAKDVPSITTGLRGLSYVEVEVTGPNRDLHSGLYGGAVANPINILCDMIAQLHDENNHITIPGFYDKVEELSIEERAEMAKAPFSQEAYNKALDISQEHGEKGYTTNERNSIRPTLDVNGIWGGYTGEGAKTVIASKAFAKISMRLVPDQNWHEITELFQKHFESIAPASVKVKVKPHHGGTAYVTPIDSLGYRAASAAYEDTFGKTPIPQRSGGSIPIVALFEKELNSKSILMGFGLDSDAIHSPNEHFGVWNYLKGIETIPHFYKHFTAMSK; encoded by the coding sequence ATGAATACTAAAACTTATGTTGATCAACACAAAGATCGATTCATAAATGAACTGATAGATTTACTTAAAATCCCTTCTATCAGTGCTGATCCGGCTTATAAAAATGATGTTATTAAAACCAGTGAGGCTATTAAAACCTCATTAGAAAAAGCTGGCTGTGATCATGTAGAAATTTGTGAGACTCCAGGTTATCCTATCGTTTATGGAGAAAAAATAATTGATAAAAACTTACCTACTGTTTTAGTTTATGGACATTATGATGTTCAACCACCAGATCCAGTAGAACTTTGGGACAGTCCACCATTTGAACCAGTTATTAAAAGTACAGAACTACATCCCGACGGTGCCATCTTTGCGCGTGGTGCCTGTGATGATAAAGGTCAAATGTACATGCATGTCAAGGCCATGGAATACATGACAGCCAATAATGAACTGCCATGTAACGTGAAATTTATGATCGAAGGCGAAGAAGAAGTTGGTAGCGAGTCTTTAGGTTGGTTTTTAGAACGTAATCGCGAAAAGCTAGCTAATGACGTGATTCTAATTTCTGATACAGGAATGATCGCCAAAGATGTTCCTAGTATTACAACTGGTTTACGTGGCTTGAGCTATGTAGAAGTTGAAGTTACTGGCCCTAATCGTGATTTACACTCAGGTCTTTATGGTGGTGCTGTTGCAAACCCTATCAATATATTATGTGATATGATCGCGCAATTACATGATGAAAACAATCACATCACTATTCCTGGATTTTATGATAAGGTAGAAGAATTGAGCATTGAAGAGCGCGCAGAAATGGCAAAAGCGCCTTTTTCTCAAGAGGCTTACAATAAAGCCTTAGACATATCGCAAGAGCATGGTGAAAAAGGCTACACTACAAATGAGCGCAACAGCATAAGGCCTACTCTAGACGTAAATGGAATCTGGGGTGGTTATACTGGTGAAGGTGCAAAAACGGTAATCGCAAGTAAAGCATTTGCAAAAATATCAATGCGACTAGTTCCAGACCAGAACTGGCACGAGATAACAGAATTGTTTCAAAAACATTTTGAAAGCATTGCCCCAGCAAGTGTAAAGGTTAAAGTAAAACCTCATCACGGTGGTACTGCATATGTAACACCTATCGATTCATTAGGTTACAGAGCAGCTAGTGCAGCATATGAAGATACATTTGGAAAAACACCTATACCGCAACGTAGTGGTGGTTCTATTCCTATTGTTGCTCTTTTTGAAAAAGAATTAAATTCTAAATCTATTCTTATGGGCTTTGGTCTAGACAGTGATGCTATTCACTCGCCTAATGAGCATTTTGGTGTATGGAACTACCTTAAAGGTATTGAGACCATTCCTCATTTCTATAAACATTTTACTGCAATGAGTAAATAA
- a CDS encoding BlaI/MecI/CopY family transcriptional regulator has protein sequence MKLSKTEEELMSHLWKLEKAFMKDLLEEYPEPKPATTTIATLLKRMSDKGFVGYELFGKSRQYFPLVEKTAYFSKHVNNLIKNFFNDSSSQFASFFTKETDLSKKELEELRAIIDQQIKKK, from the coding sequence ATGAAATTGTCTAAGACAGAAGAAGAACTTATGAGTCACTTATGGAAGCTTGAAAAAGCATTTATGAAAGACTTACTAGAAGAATATCCAGAACCTAAACCTGCCACAACCACCATTGCTACTTTATTAAAGCGCATGTCTGATAAAGGTTTTGTAGGTTATGAACTATTCGGTAAAAGTCGACAGTACTTTCCTCTGGTAGAAAAGACAGCTTATTTCTCTAAGCACGTTAATAATTTGATTAAAAATTTCTTTAATGATAGTTCATCACAATTTGCCTCATTTTTCACTAAAGAAACTGATTTAAGTAAAAAAGAATTGGAGGAACTGCGCGCTATTATAGATCAACAAATTAAAAAGAAATAA